The Coffea arabica cultivar ET-39 chromosome 9e, Coffea Arabica ET-39 HiFi, whole genome shotgun sequence genome has a window encoding:
- the LOC140014776 gene encoding protein neprosin-like isoform X2, producing the protein MGTCSSLRRNNRREFSAALVLDPFLLLLLLFFFQLVFFSQRSLADNSASLNVTKYRQVSSLRLARIERHLKKINKPAVYTIESPDGDIIDCVHKRKQPALDHPLLKNHKIQRVPPEMPKAKMMKTDGVRDTNTSSSGTRGRAWQYWHHSGQRCPKGTVPIRRSSVNDVLRAKSLYDFGKKQRKMSLARQADAPDVVSGNGHEHAIAYTGTSQEVYGAKATINVWDPTIQVVNEFSLSQIWVLSGSFDGSDLNSIEAGWQVSPELYGDSRPRLFTYWTDPKLGNWWMGFGDNTLVGYWPTELFTHLADRATMVEWGGEVVNSRPNGEHTSTQMGSGHFADEGFGKASYFRNLEVVDSDNSLSSAQAISTLAENSNCYNIRSSNNNEWGTNFYYGGPGRNSLCY; encoded by the exons ATGGGCACTTGTTCTTCGCTAAGGAGGAATAATAGGAGAGAGTTTTCGGCAGCTCTTGTTCTTGATCCTTTTCTTCTGCTGCtgctcctcttcttcttccagCTTGTCTTTTTCTCCCAAAGGTCTCTGGCTGATAATTCAGCTAGCTTGAATGTGACAAAATATAGACAAGTCAGTAGCTTGAGATTGGCTAGGATTGAAAGGCATTTGAAGAAGATCAACAAGCCTGCCGTCTACACCATCGAG AGCCCAGATGGTGATATCATCGATTGTGTTCATAAGAGAAAACAGCCAGCTCTAGATCATCCACTTCTCAAGAATCACAAGATCCAG AGAGTTCCACCAGAAATGCCTAAGGCGAAAATGATGAAAACAGATGGGGTGAGAGACACAAATACTAGTAGTAGTGGTACAAGAGGGCGAGCTTGGCAATATTGGCATCATAGTGGACAAAGATGCCCCAAAGGAACTGTTCCAATTAGGCGGAGCTCGGTGAATGATGTGCTGAGAGCCAAATCTTTGTATGATTTTGGGAAGAAACAACGTAAGATGTCACTCGCTAGGCAAGCTGATGCCCCAGATGTTGTGAGTGGCAATGGCCACGAg CACGCAATAGCATACACCGGAACGTCTCAAGAGGTGTACGGAGCAAAAGCGACAATAAACGTGTGGGACCCGACAATCCAAGTGGTCAACGAGTTCAGTCTATCCCAGATTTGGGTGCTTTCTGGATCTTTCGACGGCTCAGATCTCAACAGCATAGAAGCCGGCTGGCAG GTTAGTCCGGAGCTTTATGGTGACAGCAGGCCCAGATTATTCACTTATTGGACG GACCCAAAGCTAGGGAATTGGTGGATGGGTTTTGGTGACAACACATTGGTAGGTTACTGGCCAACTGAACTATTCACACACTTAGCAGACAGGGCGACCATGGTGGAGTGGGGAGGTGAGGTGGTCAATTCAAGGCCAAATGGAGAACACACATCCACCCAAATGGGCTCGGGTCATTTTGCAGATGAAGGTTTTGGGAAAGCAAGTTATTTTCGAAACCTGGAGGTTGTGGATTCAGACAACAGTCTGAGCTCAGCCCAAGCCATTTCAACACTGGCTGAGAATAGCAACTGCTACAATATCAGGAGCTCCAACAACAACGAATGGGGCACTAATTTTTACTATGGAGGCCCGGGGAGAAATTCTCTGTGTTATTGA
- the LOC140014776 gene encoding protein neprosin-like isoform X1, with translation MGTCSSLRRNNRREFSAALVLDPFLLLLLLFFFQLVFFSQRSLADNSASLNVTKYRQVSSLRLARIERHLKKINKPAVYTIESPDGDIIDCVHKRKQPALDHPLLKNHKIQRVPPEMPKAKMMKTDGVRDTNTSSSGTRGRAWQYWHHSGQRCPKGTVPIRRSSVNDVLRAKSLYDFGKKQRKMSLARQADAPDVVSGNGHEHAIAYTGTSQEVYGAKATINVWDPTIQVVNEFSLSQIWVLSGSFDGSDLNSIEAGWQVSPELYGDSRPRLFTYWTSDAYQATGCYNLLCSGFVQTNSRIAIGAAISPISLANANQYDITILIWKDPKLGNWWMGFGDNTLVGYWPTELFTHLADRATMVEWGGEVVNSRPNGEHTSTQMGSGHFADEGFGKASYFRNLEVVDSDNSLSSAQAISTLAENSNCYNIRSSNNNEWGTNFYYGGPGRNSLCY, from the exons ATGGGCACTTGTTCTTCGCTAAGGAGGAATAATAGGAGAGAGTTTTCGGCAGCTCTTGTTCTTGATCCTTTTCTTCTGCTGCtgctcctcttcttcttccagCTTGTCTTTTTCTCCCAAAGGTCTCTGGCTGATAATTCAGCTAGCTTGAATGTGACAAAATATAGACAAGTCAGTAGCTTGAGATTGGCTAGGATTGAAAGGCATTTGAAGAAGATCAACAAGCCTGCCGTCTACACCATCGAG AGCCCAGATGGTGATATCATCGATTGTGTTCATAAGAGAAAACAGCCAGCTCTAGATCATCCACTTCTCAAGAATCACAAGATCCAG AGAGTTCCACCAGAAATGCCTAAGGCGAAAATGATGAAAACAGATGGGGTGAGAGACACAAATACTAGTAGTAGTGGTACAAGAGGGCGAGCTTGGCAATATTGGCATCATAGTGGACAAAGATGCCCCAAAGGAACTGTTCCAATTAGGCGGAGCTCGGTGAATGATGTGCTGAGAGCCAAATCTTTGTATGATTTTGGGAAGAAACAACGTAAGATGTCACTCGCTAGGCAAGCTGATGCCCCAGATGTTGTGAGTGGCAATGGCCACGAg CACGCAATAGCATACACCGGAACGTCTCAAGAGGTGTACGGAGCAAAAGCGACAATAAACGTGTGGGACCCGACAATCCAAGTGGTCAACGAGTTCAGTCTATCCCAGATTTGGGTGCTTTCTGGATCTTTCGACGGCTCAGATCTCAACAGCATAGAAGCCGGCTGGCAG GTTAGTCCGGAGCTTTATGGTGACAGCAGGCCCAGATTATTCACTTATTGGACG AGTGATGCATACCAGGCAACCGGATGCTACAACCTTCTCTGCTCAGGATTTGTGCAGACAAATAGTAGGATTGCCATTGGTGCTGCCATTTCTCCTATCTCCTTAGCTAATGCCAATCAATATGACATCACTATACTCATTTGGAAG GACCCAAAGCTAGGGAATTGGTGGATGGGTTTTGGTGACAACACATTGGTAGGTTACTGGCCAACTGAACTATTCACACACTTAGCAGACAGGGCGACCATGGTGGAGTGGGGAGGTGAGGTGGTCAATTCAAGGCCAAATGGAGAACACACATCCACCCAAATGGGCTCGGGTCATTTTGCAGATGAAGGTTTTGGGAAAGCAAGTTATTTTCGAAACCTGGAGGTTGTGGATTCAGACAACAGTCTGAGCTCAGCCCAAGCCATTTCAACACTGGCTGAGAATAGCAACTGCTACAATATCAGGAGCTCCAACAACAACGAATGGGGCACTAATTTTTACTATGGAGGCCCGGGGAGAAATTCTCTGTGTTATTGA